One Paroedura picta isolate Pp20150507F chromosome 16, Ppicta_v3.0, whole genome shotgun sequence genomic region harbors:
- the GIGYF1 gene encoding GRB10-interacting GYF protein 1 isoform X7, whose product MAAEALNFGPEWLRALSGGGSVTSPPPSPAMPKYKLAEYRYGREEMLALYVKDNKVPEEIQDKEFSAVLQDDPLQPLALVPFTEEEQRNFSMSVNSVAVLRLMGKGGGAAPAGVSRGRGSARSRGRGRGESSFYQRSLEETEGAFGRGSGREIHRSQSWDDRGERRFEKPIRREGGTVEARAPFEEGAPPGRKDFARSDSDNWRTLREEHEGEEESATATVGAGGSWRQSGGARRESERWRSASPDGGPRSAGWREHGGEGRRRKFDFDFRDREDEPRGGRRHRHNSDSFEDEKDGLPEWCLEDEEEEMGTFDSSGAFMPLKKNPKEPVPEDQELSFLPLQEEDEEEEEEEGQREAKDGERGESSKGPVAPMVKEGAERERMELQQVPDEKVSPGAPWHPGTPFSTAADAAPVGECESAVPGAASKGEGLAPVPGCIKDAETTNGAPGIRSHPTRGVPAMLSTASAAAAAAATSSSTAAAPEFTVGDNEDEDGMKHLQQEAEKMVASLQDSSLEEEHFAQAAGDHRNTAAALPLSHEAAMKWFYKDPQGEIQGPFTTQEMAEWFQAGYFTMSLLVKRGCDEGFQPLGEVIKMWGRVPFAPGPSPPPLLGNMDQERLKKQQELAAATLYQQLQHQQLLQLANSRQQQYAQCALQQKAATGDLTQQQLATFLQQLQALKPRAGEQGMIPSMNRSISVPDTGSLWDTHTSASSQAGGEASLWDMPISSSTQGPTLEQLQLQQKLQERRGAELRAKREEDERKRRREEEELYRRKQLPSSSSSSWGQQSVSSTSAQNSLSMADIQKLGDARACRELREECRQQELLLKLLQQQNSHPLWGGLAKQNVSMKALLELQQETERHLQKQQRAQQRAHGGHSLSSLPSQWGVDSSPLWGGHEKSGSISLWEESMKTAAPLARSLGLKNSRSSPSLGDTYSSCRQSRKKTDEEEKLLKLLQGIHKPQDGFTQWCEQMLHALNTSSSLDVPTVVAFLKEVESPYDVHDCIRSYLGDTVEAKEFAKQFLERRAKQRANQQRQQQQEAPWLNSSSLQSLFQSNHHPKQPSFENSQAAKIKRRPMMLHADPSILGYALHGSAGELEPVEDY is encoded by the exons ATGGCAGCTGAGGCACTGAATTTTGGGCCAGAGTG GCTCCGTGCGCTCTCGGGCGGTGGGAGCGTCACTTCCCCGCCACCTTCGCCTGCCATGCCAAAGTACAAACTAGCCGAGTATCGATACGGGCGGGAAGAGATGTTAGCACTTTACGTCAAGGACAACAAG GTCCCAGAGGAAATCCAAGATAAAGAGTTCTCTGCGGTTCTTCAGGACGATCCCCTGCAGCCGCTGGCGTTGGTACCGTTCACCGAGGAAGAGCAG aGGAATTTCTCCATGTCTGTGAACAGTGTTGCCGTGCTGAGGCtgatggggaaggggggcggaGCCGCCCCAGCCGGCGTCTCCCGCGGACGAGGTAGCGCACGGAGCCGAG GCCGGGGCCGGGGCGAAAGCAGCTTTTACCAAAGAAGCCTGGAGGAGACAGAAGGAGCCTTTGGTCGTGGCAGTGGCCGGGAGATCCACCGCAGCCAGAGCTGGGACGACCG TGGGGAGCGGCGGTTCGAGAAGCCCATCCGCCGGGAAGGAGGTACTGTGGAAG CTCGGGCCCCATTTGAAGAGGGGGCACCCCCAGGCCGCAAGGACTTTGCCCGGTCGGACAGCGACAACTGGCGCACGCTGCGCGAGGAGCACGAGGGCGAGGAGGAGAGTGCCACGGCCACCGTGGGCGCAGGGGGCAGCTGGCGGCAGAGCGGAGGAGCCCGGCGGGAGAGCGAGCGTTGGCGGTCAGCCAGCCCCG ACGGAGGGCCTCGGTCGGCCGGTTGGCGAGAGCACGGTGGAGAAGGACGGCGGCGGAAGTTTGACTTCGACTTCCGGGACCGTGAGGACGAGCCCCGGGGTGGGCGTCGGCATCGGCACAACAGCGACAGCTTTGAGGATGAGAAGGACGGGCTGCCCGAGTGGTGCctggaggacgaagaggaggagatggggaCCTTTGACTCCTCGGGGGCCTTCATGCCcctcaag AAGAACCCCAAAGAGCCCGTTCCGGAGGACCAGGAGCTGAGCTTCCTTCCCTTgcaagaggaggacgaggaggaggaggaagaggagggccagaGGGAGGCGAAGGATGGCGAACGGGGAGAGAGCAGCAAGGGCCCTGTGGCCCCCATGGTCAaggagggggctgagagag AGCGGATGGAGCTACAGCAGGTGCCTGACGAGAAGGTCTCTCCCGGGGCTCCGTGGCACCCCGGCACCCCTTTTTCCACTGCAGCTGATGCTGCCCCCGTTGGTGAATGTGAGAGCGCCGTGCCAGGGGCCGCCTCCAAGGGGGAGGGGTTGGCACCAGTCCCTGGCTGCATCAAAGATGCGGAAACAACCAATG GGGCTCCAGGCATCCGCAGCCACCCGACTCGGGGCGTCCCTGCCATGCTCTCCACCgcctccgctgctgctgctgctgctgccacctcttcctccactgctgctgctccGGAATTCACAGTTGGGGACAACGAGGACGAGGACGGAATGAAGCACCTGCAGCAG GAAGCCGAGAAGATGGTCGCTTCGCTGCAGGACAGCTCCCTGGAGGAAGAGCACTTCGCTCAGGCCGCCGGGGACCACCGCAACACTGCCGCCGCGCTGCCCCTCTCTCACGAGGCCGCCATGAAGTGGTTCTACAAGGACCCCCAAGGGGAGATCCAAG gccccttCACCACCCAAGAGATGGCCGAGTGGTTCCAGGCCGGCTACTTCACCATGTCCCTCCTGGTGAAGCGAGGCTGTGATGAGGGCTTCCAGCCCCTGGGCGAAGTCATAAAGATGTGGGGAAGAGTGCCTTTTGCTCCAGGCCCGTCACCACCCCCATTACTG GGAAACATGGACCAGGAGCGCCTGAAGAAGCAGCAGGAGCTGGCAGCCGCCACCCTCTACCAGCAGCTCCAGCACCAGCAGCTACTCCAGCTGGCCAACAG tagGCAGCAGCAGTATGCCCAGTGTGCCCTCCAGCAGAAGGCGGCCACGGGGGATCTGACTCAGCAGCAGCTGGCCAccttcctgcagcagctgcaggcTCTCAAGCCAAG GGCCGGGGAGCAGGGGATGATTCCTTCGATGAACCGATCGATATCTGTGCCAGACACCGGGTCCCTGTGGGACACGCATACCTCAGCCTCATCACAAGCAG GTGGCGAGGCCAGCTTATGGGACATGCCCATCAGTTCTTCAACTCAGGGTCCAACCTTAGAGCAACTTCAGCTGCAGCAGAAA ctgcaagAGCGCAGAGGGGCGGAGCTCAGAGCCAAGCGTGAGGAAGACGAGCGCAAACGGCGccgggaggaagaggagctgtaCAGGCGCAAGCAG ctgccatcctcctcctcctcctcctggggccAGCAGTCGGTGAGCAGCACCTCTGCCCAGAACAGCTTGAGCATGGCTGACATCCAGAAGCTTGGAGATGCGCGGGCCTGCCGGGAGCTCCGGGAAGAG TGTCGCCAGCAGGAGCTGCTGCTGAAACTCCTACAGCAGCAGAATTCGCATCCTCTTTGGGGAGGTCTGGCCAAGCAGAACGTCTCCATGAAGGCCTTGCTGGAGCTGCAGCAGGAGACGGAGCGGCACCTGCAGAAGCAGCAGCGGGCCCAACAGAGAGCC CACGGGGGGCACAGCCTCAGCAGCCTGCCCTCTCAGTGGGGAGTGGACTCCAGTCCGCTCTGGGGCGGTCACGAGAAGAGCGGCTCCATCAGCCTCTGGGAGGAGAGCATGAAGACCGCCGCCCCCCTCGCCCGCAGCCTCGGCTTGAAGAACAGCCGCAGCAGCCCTTCCCTGGG GGACACGTACAGCTCTTGCCGGCAGAGCAGGAAGAAGACAGACGAGGAGGAGAAGCTCCTGAAGCTGCTTCAGGGAATCCACAAGCCCCAGGACGGCTTCACGCAGTGGTGTGAACAGATGCTCCATGCCCTCAATACCTCCAGCAGCCTTGATG TGCCCACCGTGGTGGCGTTCCTGAAGGAGGTGGAGTCCCCTTACGATGTCCATGACTGCATCCGCTCCTACCTGGGGGACACCGTGGAAGCCAAAGAGTTCGCGAAGCAGTTCCTAGAGCGTCGTGCCAAGCAGAGAGCCAatcagcagcggcagcagcagcag gaagccccCTGGCTGAACTCCAGCAGCCTGCAGTCCCTGTTCCAATCCAACCaccatcccaagcagccatcGTTCGAGAACAGCCAAGCCGCGAAGATCAAGAGGCGCCCGATGATGCTCCACGCTGATCCCAGCATCCTGG GCTATGCCCTTCATGGCTCTGCGGGGGAACTGGAACCAGTAGAGGACTActga
- the GIGYF1 gene encoding GRB10-interacting GYF protein 1 isoform X8, with product MAAEALNFGPEWLRALSGGGSVTSPPPSPAMPKYKLAEYRYGREEMLALYVKDNKVPEEIQDKEFSAVLQDDPLQPLALVPFTEEEQRNFSMSVNSVAVLRLMGKGGGAAPAGVSRGRGSARSRGRGRGESSFYQRSLEETEGAFGRGSGREIHRSQSWDDRGERRFEKPIRREGGTVEARAPFEEGAPPGRKDFARSDSDNWRTLREEHEGEEESATATVGAGGSWRQSGGARRESERWRSASPDGGPRSAGWREHGGEGRRRKFDFDFRDREDEPRGGRRHRHNSDSFEDEKDGLPEWCLEDEEEEMGTFDSSGAFMPLKKNPKEPVPEDQELSFLPLQEEDEEEEEEEGQREAKDGERGESSKGPVAPMVKEGAERERMELQQVPDEKVSPGAPWHPGTPFSTAADAAPVGECESAVPGAASKGEGLAPVPGCIKDAETTNGAPGIRSHPTRGVPAMLSTASAAAAAAATSSSTAAAPEFTVGDNEDEDGMKHLQQEAEKMVASLQDSSLEEEHFAQAAGDHRNTAAALPLSHEAAMKWFYKDPQGEIQGPFTTQEMAEWFQAGYFTMSLLVKRGCDEGFQPLGEVIKMWGRVPFAPGPSPPPLLGNMDQERLKKQQELAAATLYQQLQHQQLLQLANRQQQYAQCALQQKAATGDLTQQQLATFLQQLQALKPRAGEQGMIPSMNRSISVPDTGSLWDTHTSASSQAGGEASLWDMPISSSTQGPTLEQLQLQQKLQERRGAELRAKREEDERKRRREEEELYRRKQLPSSSSSSWGQQSVSSTSAQNSLSMADIQKLGDARACRELREECRQQELLLKLLQQQNSHPLWGGLAKQNVSMKALLELQQETERHLQKQQRAQQRAHGGHSLSSLPSQWGVDSSPLWGGHEKSGSISLWEESMKTAAPLARSLGLKNSRSSPSLGDTYSSCRQSRKKTDEEEKLLKLLQGIHKPQDGFTQWCEQMLHALNTSSSLDVPTVVAFLKEVESPYDVHDCIRSYLGDTVEAKEFAKQFLERRAKQRANQQRQQQQEAPWLNSSSLQSLFQSNHHPKQPSFENSQAAKIKRRPMMLHADPSILGYALHGSAGELEPVEDY from the exons ATGGCAGCTGAGGCACTGAATTTTGGGCCAGAGTG GCTCCGTGCGCTCTCGGGCGGTGGGAGCGTCACTTCCCCGCCACCTTCGCCTGCCATGCCAAAGTACAAACTAGCCGAGTATCGATACGGGCGGGAAGAGATGTTAGCACTTTACGTCAAGGACAACAAG GTCCCAGAGGAAATCCAAGATAAAGAGTTCTCTGCGGTTCTTCAGGACGATCCCCTGCAGCCGCTGGCGTTGGTACCGTTCACCGAGGAAGAGCAG aGGAATTTCTCCATGTCTGTGAACAGTGTTGCCGTGCTGAGGCtgatggggaaggggggcggaGCCGCCCCAGCCGGCGTCTCCCGCGGACGAGGTAGCGCACGGAGCCGAG GCCGGGGCCGGGGCGAAAGCAGCTTTTACCAAAGAAGCCTGGAGGAGACAGAAGGAGCCTTTGGTCGTGGCAGTGGCCGGGAGATCCACCGCAGCCAGAGCTGGGACGACCG TGGGGAGCGGCGGTTCGAGAAGCCCATCCGCCGGGAAGGAGGTACTGTGGAAG CTCGGGCCCCATTTGAAGAGGGGGCACCCCCAGGCCGCAAGGACTTTGCCCGGTCGGACAGCGACAACTGGCGCACGCTGCGCGAGGAGCACGAGGGCGAGGAGGAGAGTGCCACGGCCACCGTGGGCGCAGGGGGCAGCTGGCGGCAGAGCGGAGGAGCCCGGCGGGAGAGCGAGCGTTGGCGGTCAGCCAGCCCCG ACGGAGGGCCTCGGTCGGCCGGTTGGCGAGAGCACGGTGGAGAAGGACGGCGGCGGAAGTTTGACTTCGACTTCCGGGACCGTGAGGACGAGCCCCGGGGTGGGCGTCGGCATCGGCACAACAGCGACAGCTTTGAGGATGAGAAGGACGGGCTGCCCGAGTGGTGCctggaggacgaagaggaggagatggggaCCTTTGACTCCTCGGGGGCCTTCATGCCcctcaag AAGAACCCCAAAGAGCCCGTTCCGGAGGACCAGGAGCTGAGCTTCCTTCCCTTgcaagaggaggacgaggaggaggaggaagaggagggccagaGGGAGGCGAAGGATGGCGAACGGGGAGAGAGCAGCAAGGGCCCTGTGGCCCCCATGGTCAaggagggggctgagagag AGCGGATGGAGCTACAGCAGGTGCCTGACGAGAAGGTCTCTCCCGGGGCTCCGTGGCACCCCGGCACCCCTTTTTCCACTGCAGCTGATGCTGCCCCCGTTGGTGAATGTGAGAGCGCCGTGCCAGGGGCCGCCTCCAAGGGGGAGGGGTTGGCACCAGTCCCTGGCTGCATCAAAGATGCGGAAACAACCAATG GGGCTCCAGGCATCCGCAGCCACCCGACTCGGGGCGTCCCTGCCATGCTCTCCACCgcctccgctgctgctgctgctgctgccacctcttcctccactgctgctgctccGGAATTCACAGTTGGGGACAACGAGGACGAGGACGGAATGAAGCACCTGCAGCAG GAAGCCGAGAAGATGGTCGCTTCGCTGCAGGACAGCTCCCTGGAGGAAGAGCACTTCGCTCAGGCCGCCGGGGACCACCGCAACACTGCCGCCGCGCTGCCCCTCTCTCACGAGGCCGCCATGAAGTGGTTCTACAAGGACCCCCAAGGGGAGATCCAAG gccccttCACCACCCAAGAGATGGCCGAGTGGTTCCAGGCCGGCTACTTCACCATGTCCCTCCTGGTGAAGCGAGGCTGTGATGAGGGCTTCCAGCCCCTGGGCGAAGTCATAAAGATGTGGGGAAGAGTGCCTTTTGCTCCAGGCCCGTCACCACCCCCATTACTG GGAAACATGGACCAGGAGCGCCTGAAGAAGCAGCAGGAGCTGGCAGCCGCCACCCTCTACCAGCAGCTCCAGCACCAGCAGCTACTCCAGCTGGCCAACAG GCAGCAGCAGTATGCCCAGTGTGCCCTCCAGCAGAAGGCGGCCACGGGGGATCTGACTCAGCAGCAGCTGGCCAccttcctgcagcagctgcaggcTCTCAAGCCAAG GGCCGGGGAGCAGGGGATGATTCCTTCGATGAACCGATCGATATCTGTGCCAGACACCGGGTCCCTGTGGGACACGCATACCTCAGCCTCATCACAAGCAG GTGGCGAGGCCAGCTTATGGGACATGCCCATCAGTTCTTCAACTCAGGGTCCAACCTTAGAGCAACTTCAGCTGCAGCAGAAA ctgcaagAGCGCAGAGGGGCGGAGCTCAGAGCCAAGCGTGAGGAAGACGAGCGCAAACGGCGccgggaggaagaggagctgtaCAGGCGCAAGCAG ctgccatcctcctcctcctcctcctggggccAGCAGTCGGTGAGCAGCACCTCTGCCCAGAACAGCTTGAGCATGGCTGACATCCAGAAGCTTGGAGATGCGCGGGCCTGCCGGGAGCTCCGGGAAGAG TGTCGCCAGCAGGAGCTGCTGCTGAAACTCCTACAGCAGCAGAATTCGCATCCTCTTTGGGGAGGTCTGGCCAAGCAGAACGTCTCCATGAAGGCCTTGCTGGAGCTGCAGCAGGAGACGGAGCGGCACCTGCAGAAGCAGCAGCGGGCCCAACAGAGAGCC CACGGGGGGCACAGCCTCAGCAGCCTGCCCTCTCAGTGGGGAGTGGACTCCAGTCCGCTCTGGGGCGGTCACGAGAAGAGCGGCTCCATCAGCCTCTGGGAGGAGAGCATGAAGACCGCCGCCCCCCTCGCCCGCAGCCTCGGCTTGAAGAACAGCCGCAGCAGCCCTTCCCTGGG GGACACGTACAGCTCTTGCCGGCAGAGCAGGAAGAAGACAGACGAGGAGGAGAAGCTCCTGAAGCTGCTTCAGGGAATCCACAAGCCCCAGGACGGCTTCACGCAGTGGTGTGAACAGATGCTCCATGCCCTCAATACCTCCAGCAGCCTTGATG TGCCCACCGTGGTGGCGTTCCTGAAGGAGGTGGAGTCCCCTTACGATGTCCATGACTGCATCCGCTCCTACCTGGGGGACACCGTGGAAGCCAAAGAGTTCGCGAAGCAGTTCCTAGAGCGTCGTGCCAAGCAGAGAGCCAatcagcagcggcagcagcagcag gaagccccCTGGCTGAACTCCAGCAGCCTGCAGTCCCTGTTCCAATCCAACCaccatcccaagcagccatcGTTCGAGAACAGCCAAGCCGCGAAGATCAAGAGGCGCCCGATGATGCTCCACGCTGATCCCAGCATCCTGG GCTATGCCCTTCATGGCTCTGCGGGGGAACTGGAACCAGTAGAGGACTActga
- the GIGYF1 gene encoding GRB10-interacting GYF protein 1 isoform X4, with protein sequence MAAEALNFGPEWLRALSGGGSVTSPPPSPAMPKYKLAEYRYGREEMLALYVKDNKVPEEIQDKEFSAVLQDDPLQPLALVPFTEEEQRNFSMSVNSVAVLRLMGKGGGAAPAGVSRGRGSARSRGRGRGESSFYQRSLEETEGAFGRGSGREIHRSQSWDDRGERRFEKPIRREGARAPFEEGAPPGRKDFARSDSDNWRTLREEHEGEEESATATVGAGGSWRQSGGARRESERWRSASPDGGPRSAGWREHGGEGRRRKFDFDFRDREDEPRGGRRHRHNSDSFEDEKDGLPEWCLEDEEEEMGTFDSSGAFMPLKKNPKEPVPEDQELSFLPLQEEDEEEEEEEGQREAKDGERGESSKGPVAPMVKEGAERERMELQQVPDEKVSPGAPWHPGTPFSTAADAAPVGECESAVPGAASKGEGLAPVPGCIKDAETTNGAPGIRSHPTRGVPAMLSTASAAAAAAATSSSTAAAPEFTVGDNEDEDGMKHLQQEAEKMVASLQDSSLEEEHFAQAAGDHRNTAAALPLSHEAAMKWFYKDPQGEIQGPFTTQEMAEWFQAGYFTMSLLVKRGCDEGFQPLGEVIKMWGRVPFAPGPSPPPLLVRRERAAGVLKVLGEGRAPEQAKPGLAHLRPHHKRPFGAALKQDVTREGNMDQERLKKQQELAAATLYQQLQHQQLLQLANSRQQQYAQCALQQKAATGDLTQQQLATFLQQLQALKPRAGEQGMIPSMNRSISVPDTGSLWDTHTSASSQAGGEASLWDMPISSSTQGPTLEQLQLQQKLQERRGAELRAKREEDERKRRREEEELYRRKQLPSSSSSSWGQQSVSSTSAQNSLSMADIQKLGDARACRELREECRQQELLLKLLQQQNSHPLWGGLAKQNVSMKALLELQQETERHLQKQQRAQQRAHGGHSLSSLPSQWGVDSSPLWGGHEKSGSISLWEESMKTAAPLARSLGLKNSRSSPSLGDTYSSCRQSRKKTDEEEKLLKLLQGIHKPQDGFTQWCEQMLHALNTSSSLDVPTVVAFLKEVESPYDVHDCIRSYLGDTVEAKEFAKQFLERRAKQRANQQRQQQQEAPWLNSSSLQSLFQSNHHPKQPSFENSQAAKIKRRPMMLHADPSILGYALHGSAGELEPVEDY encoded by the exons ATGGCAGCTGAGGCACTGAATTTTGGGCCAGAGTG GCTCCGTGCGCTCTCGGGCGGTGGGAGCGTCACTTCCCCGCCACCTTCGCCTGCCATGCCAAAGTACAAACTAGCCGAGTATCGATACGGGCGGGAAGAGATGTTAGCACTTTACGTCAAGGACAACAAG GTCCCAGAGGAAATCCAAGATAAAGAGTTCTCTGCGGTTCTTCAGGACGATCCCCTGCAGCCGCTGGCGTTGGTACCGTTCACCGAGGAAGAGCAG aGGAATTTCTCCATGTCTGTGAACAGTGTTGCCGTGCTGAGGCtgatggggaaggggggcggaGCCGCCCCAGCCGGCGTCTCCCGCGGACGAGGTAGCGCACGGAGCCGAG GCCGGGGCCGGGGCGAAAGCAGCTTTTACCAAAGAAGCCTGGAGGAGACAGAAGGAGCCTTTGGTCGTGGCAGTGGCCGGGAGATCCACCGCAGCCAGAGCTGGGACGACCG TGGGGAGCGGCGGTTCGAGAAGCCCATCCGCCGGGAAGGAG CTCGGGCCCCATTTGAAGAGGGGGCACCCCCAGGCCGCAAGGACTTTGCCCGGTCGGACAGCGACAACTGGCGCACGCTGCGCGAGGAGCACGAGGGCGAGGAGGAGAGTGCCACGGCCACCGTGGGCGCAGGGGGCAGCTGGCGGCAGAGCGGAGGAGCCCGGCGGGAGAGCGAGCGTTGGCGGTCAGCCAGCCCCG ACGGAGGGCCTCGGTCGGCCGGTTGGCGAGAGCACGGTGGAGAAGGACGGCGGCGGAAGTTTGACTTCGACTTCCGGGACCGTGAGGACGAGCCCCGGGGTGGGCGTCGGCATCGGCACAACAGCGACAGCTTTGAGGATGAGAAGGACGGGCTGCCCGAGTGGTGCctggaggacgaagaggaggagatggggaCCTTTGACTCCTCGGGGGCCTTCATGCCcctcaag AAGAACCCCAAAGAGCCCGTTCCGGAGGACCAGGAGCTGAGCTTCCTTCCCTTgcaagaggaggacgaggaggaggaggaagaggagggccagaGGGAGGCGAAGGATGGCGAACGGGGAGAGAGCAGCAAGGGCCCTGTGGCCCCCATGGTCAaggagggggctgagagag AGCGGATGGAGCTACAGCAGGTGCCTGACGAGAAGGTCTCTCCCGGGGCTCCGTGGCACCCCGGCACCCCTTTTTCCACTGCAGCTGATGCTGCCCCCGTTGGTGAATGTGAGAGCGCCGTGCCAGGGGCCGCCTCCAAGGGGGAGGGGTTGGCACCAGTCCCTGGCTGCATCAAAGATGCGGAAACAACCAATG GGGCTCCAGGCATCCGCAGCCACCCGACTCGGGGCGTCCCTGCCATGCTCTCCACCgcctccgctgctgctgctgctgctgccacctcttcctccactgctgctgctccGGAATTCACAGTTGGGGACAACGAGGACGAGGACGGAATGAAGCACCTGCAGCAG GAAGCCGAGAAGATGGTCGCTTCGCTGCAGGACAGCTCCCTGGAGGAAGAGCACTTCGCTCAGGCCGCCGGGGACCACCGCAACACTGCCGCCGCGCTGCCCCTCTCTCACGAGGCCGCCATGAAGTGGTTCTACAAGGACCCCCAAGGGGAGATCCAAG gccccttCACCACCCAAGAGATGGCCGAGTGGTTCCAGGCCGGCTACTTCACCATGTCCCTCCTGGTGAAGCGAGGCTGTGATGAGGGCTTCCAGCCCCTGGGCGAAGTCATAAAGATGTGGGGAAGAGTGCCTTTTGCTCCAGGCCCGTCACCACCCCCATTACTGGTGAGGAGGGAGAGGGCCGCGGGGGTGCTGAAGGTGCTTGGAGAGGGACGGGCACCAGAGCAGGCAAAGCCGGGGCTGGCCCACCTGCGCCCGCACCACAAGCGCCCCTTTGGAGCAGCGCTGAAGCAGGATGTGACACGTGAG GGAAACATGGACCAGGAGCGCCTGAAGAAGCAGCAGGAGCTGGCAGCCGCCACCCTCTACCAGCAGCTCCAGCACCAGCAGCTACTCCAGCTGGCCAACAG tagGCAGCAGCAGTATGCCCAGTGTGCCCTCCAGCAGAAGGCGGCCACGGGGGATCTGACTCAGCAGCAGCTGGCCAccttcctgcagcagctgcaggcTCTCAAGCCAAG GGCCGGGGAGCAGGGGATGATTCCTTCGATGAACCGATCGATATCTGTGCCAGACACCGGGTCCCTGTGGGACACGCATACCTCAGCCTCATCACAAGCAG GTGGCGAGGCCAGCTTATGGGACATGCCCATCAGTTCTTCAACTCAGGGTCCAACCTTAGAGCAACTTCAGCTGCAGCAGAAA ctgcaagAGCGCAGAGGGGCGGAGCTCAGAGCCAAGCGTGAGGAAGACGAGCGCAAACGGCGccgggaggaagaggagctgtaCAGGCGCAAGCAG ctgccatcctcctcctcctcctcctggggccAGCAGTCGGTGAGCAGCACCTCTGCCCAGAACAGCTTGAGCATGGCTGACATCCAGAAGCTTGGAGATGCGCGGGCCTGCCGGGAGCTCCGGGAAGAG TGTCGCCAGCAGGAGCTGCTGCTGAAACTCCTACAGCAGCAGAATTCGCATCCTCTTTGGGGAGGTCTGGCCAAGCAGAACGTCTCCATGAAGGCCTTGCTGGAGCTGCAGCAGGAGACGGAGCGGCACCTGCAGAAGCAGCAGCGGGCCCAACAGAGAGCC CACGGGGGGCACAGCCTCAGCAGCCTGCCCTCTCAGTGGGGAGTGGACTCCAGTCCGCTCTGGGGCGGTCACGAGAAGAGCGGCTCCATCAGCCTCTGGGAGGAGAGCATGAAGACCGCCGCCCCCCTCGCCCGCAGCCTCGGCTTGAAGAACAGCCGCAGCAGCCCTTCCCTGGG GGACACGTACAGCTCTTGCCGGCAGAGCAGGAAGAAGACAGACGAGGAGGAGAAGCTCCTGAAGCTGCTTCAGGGAATCCACAAGCCCCAGGACGGCTTCACGCAGTGGTGTGAACAGATGCTCCATGCCCTCAATACCTCCAGCAGCCTTGATG TGCCCACCGTGGTGGCGTTCCTGAAGGAGGTGGAGTCCCCTTACGATGTCCATGACTGCATCCGCTCCTACCTGGGGGACACCGTGGAAGCCAAAGAGTTCGCGAAGCAGTTCCTAGAGCGTCGTGCCAAGCAGAGAGCCAatcagcagcggcagcagcagcag gaagccccCTGGCTGAACTCCAGCAGCCTGCAGTCCCTGTTCCAATCCAACCaccatcccaagcagccatcGTTCGAGAACAGCCAAGCCGCGAAGATCAAGAGGCGCCCGATGATGCTCCACGCTGATCCCAGCATCCTGG GCTATGCCCTTCATGGCTCTGCGGGGGAACTGGAACCAGTAGAGGACTActga